Genomic DNA from Callospermophilus lateralis isolate mCalLat2 chromosome 11, mCalLat2.hap1, whole genome shotgun sequence:
TCTCCATACTTAATCCTGCATTCAGATATTCTGGaggttattttattctctttttatcaTTATTCCTTTGAAAACTGCATCTAACTTGTGTCCTCAGGATGCCCCCCCACCATACATGGGCAAAGAACAGGTGCTACATGAGTTTTGATTTTGCATCTAATGCTTTTCCTCAGGGCACAGTCTTTTGCTGAGCGCCTGCGCCTGGGAATCGCTGTGATTCATGGAGAAGCACAGGATGCTGAGTCAGACTTGGTTGATGGACGGCACTCCCCACCCATGGTCAGGAGTGTGGCTGCCATCCATCCCAGCTTAGAGATCCCCAGTAAGTGCTACAGCATCTCTTTGTCACTTTCCCCTGATTGTATAGCTAACTGAAGTgtgcatttgtttgtttgttgttttttaatgtgaacttttctttttgttttttggattGGCATAAAAGCTGATTCATGCCTTTTCTGGCTGCACTATAATGATGCACTTTTGCAGGCCTGAGTAGTAGAGCCCTCTAAAAGCAGTTCATCCTGTCATTGCAAGGCCTAGGAAGATGTTCAAACTCTTTAGACTCCATGTGGTACTTTAGgaaatttcattcattcatcagtaTACCCTAGAGTGTACTTTAATGAAAGTGAAAAGCTTATTATTACATAAAAGTTATTTACCACCGTGTTATATTTTATGCAAAATTTTGGACATGTTTAATTGATCTAGCAGAGGATAGGGCTTAATAAATTATGTTGTGTCAGTGTGGCTAATTGAGCAATGTAAGTGAATAAAGGCAGCATACAAGATTACACTCTGAGCAATGTAAGTGAATAAAGGCAGCATACAAGATTGTATAACGACCCATCTTAGCTCAGGCTACTGTAACAAAATGAATCAGGAGGGATGCAGCCATGAGAGCACACCATTTCACCTtcaacccccaccccacccctgaaATTTACAGCCACCTCATTGCAAAATACATGCATTCCATTCATGGTGCCCAGTGTCGACTCCAGTTAAATCTTAGCTTAGTTTCGGCATTAAGTCCCAAGTCTCACGCAAAATCACCTTACTcacatatgaatgggagtcatctgAAGCAAATTTCACTCCAGATGTGAACCTGCAAAGTTAAGCAGGTCATAGGTTTCCAAGCATAGTGGTGGGACAGACTTAAGCTGCACATTTCCCTTCCAAAAAGAAGAAACAGACGAGAGAAGGAACAGGTCCCAACCAAGCCCAAAACCCAACAGGGTAAGCATCATTAAATCTTAAGTCTCCAAAACAATCTTTTCTGATTCCATGTGCCACCTTCCTGACACACTGGGGCTGGACTGGGCCTGCAGGGCTCTGGGAGGCCCCACTCCCACATCCTTGCTGCATGGCCCCCCCATGGAGTGTTTCTCCCATGTCTCCCACTTCTCAAGCTCGAGCTGCATGCTGGTGGCTCTAGCAGTCTGGGGTCTCAGGGGCAGCCCTGCCCCCATGACTCCACTGGGCATTGCCCTAGTATTGGCTCTCCATGGCAGCACCACCCCTGTGCCTCTTTTCTATCTGGGCCCCAAGGCTCTCTGGGGCATCCTTGTTACCTAGGTGGAGGCATCCACGCCTCATGGCACACACCCTCTACAGCCATGGGGACGTATTGCACAGAGATGCCACCGTGGTTTACTGCCCATGCCATCCAGAGGAGCGTCCTGAGCCACTGATAAGGGAGTCCAGCAGCACTGCTCCAGGATGTGGGCAGCAGAGCCTATAAATCATCCTGTGCCAAGGTGCTTGAGTTCCATTGTGTCATTATGTCACACTGTTCATTCATCATTTCATAGAGACTTGAGTTGTTTCCACCTTTGGGAGAAAAGGCTGCCTTGTGCATTCATGTACAAGCTCCTGTAGGCACATAGCTTCCCTTGCTCTTGGTTTATGCTGAGGAATGGGACTGGTAATTGGTAATTCTGTGTTGAACTTTTGGGGGAACTCCCAGGGTATCATtaaaatggttagggttagggttagcaatgCACAAAGGTTTCAGTGTCTCTAATGCTTAGTgcttattttctgattttttaaattattattatcactGTCGTAGTCAGTGTGAAATAGCATCTTATTTTGATTTTGGTTTGCTTTTCCTTCATGTCTAATAATGTTACATGTCTTCATGTTTTCAAGTATTTGTATCCTTTgtacaatttttaattgggttgttactctttttttttaattatttatttatcccAGTTGTTCTTTAAGAAATTAGGGAAGTTCCCTTTTCTTCCTAGTGTGTGGGGAGTTTTTAATTATGAGACATTAACTTCTTGAAGACttacttttactttttaatatagaAACTTTGCTGTATGTGTTTTATTCTGACCAGTGCTGATTCCTAAAGAAAAGCCCCCTATCACAGTCGTTGGTGACGTTGGAGGAAGGATTGCCATCATTGTGGTATGGAGacctcttttattattattattattaattggagTATGTACCACTGTTATGCTGTTGACTTATTAACTGCACATATATGTATGATGGTGCAGCCAAGTAAGTTAAGTACAAAACAAAGTTGATTATAACTGTTTTAAAACACACActaggagctggggatgtagctcaatgatagaacaCCTATTTAGCATGCAGGAAGCCCTGAGTTCCACTCACAgcatcacacacaaacacataaacaAAAACATATCATTTTATATGTTATAAAACCAATGTACACAAAGGGTGTACTTACTGCCTGTGTGGATAGTTTTAAAAAGACTAGAATGAACACCTGGTTCTCACTGCTCCACTTGAGACAGCCATGTAGCAAGGTGCTCTGGAATCCTTGCCTGGCCTTTCTCTAGCCTCTTTCTTCTCCCATTCTCAGGTTGTCACTAGCCTGAGAATCATCAGTCCTTGTCCTTACTTATCTTTATAGTCTGCATAACAACGTGTATCactaaatgccatatttttttgcTCTGCTTGTTGACATGACCTCAGTTGATGTCTCTGTATACTCTTTTGTCCAGCACTGTTTTTGAGCTTCACCTGCCTACTGACGTGGAGTTGCACATTCTTCTTTTTCACTGCTGGATGGTGTTACAGCACTGAGCAtacagtttttggtttttttttttctatttccaaatAATATTTGAACATTTTTGTACCTGTTTCTGAGTGCATCCATGTGTCAATTTCTAGGAGCCTGGGGTTGAATTGATGATCCTGCTACATGCACACTTGGAACTTTACTAGTGCTGTCCAGTATTTCCAAAGTGGTCGCAACAATTTTCCCAGCTCCTCAAAGGGTGCCCCATGTCTTCCCCAGTGCTTGGTGATTTTGTTTGTtcctttttcaaattaaaaatctatCTCCAGTACAGGGTAACAGCTCTCTGTTGATTTATTATTTAATTGGCAAAAGCTATAATAAATCACTCTGAAGTAATTATagagtcataggaagtagggggaaaaaaagtacaGGGAGGTTCTTTGTGCTCCTGAACAGCTTCCTCTGTCTTGCTGAATTATGATACAGTAACACAACCTGAAATTAACAGTACTATGAAGCACATAGctcgttttatttatttttgtggtgctgtgggTCAAACATAGCACCATTAGGTAGCACCACTTACATGTCCTGTGTGCAcacatgtgcgtgtgtgtatgtgtaaccACCACTGCAGTCAAGGTACAGAGCTATTCCATCGTCACAAAGCTCCTTGATGCCACCCCATCATGGTTGCACCTTCATCTTCTCCCATCTGATCCCTGACTCCTAGCTATCAATGATCTGTCCCCGTCTCTATAATACTTATTTTAAGAATGTCATATGCATGAAATGTATAGTTTATAAACTTTTgagattgattttatttttattaacatgaTTCCTTTGGGATCGCTCCAagtcattttgtattttaataattttttcctttttattgctagGCAGTATTTTTGTGATATGTAGGTATCATTTTTCAACTGCTTATTAAAGGACATTTGAGCTGATTTCAGTTTTCAGGCATTGTAAATAAAACTGCTATGCACGTTCCTGTATGGGCTTCTGTGTGAACACAGTTTTAATTCTCTGGGTTAATGCCCACAGTTGCATTTGCTGGTTTGCATGATGGTTGCCAGTTTAGTCTCACAAGATACTGTTTTACCAAGAGAACTTTTAAGTGATATCTGTATTTTTTGATTATATTAATATCAGTCTACATCAGAAAAGAGTAATAcatgtaaaataaatacatgaatattcATTCAACTCTAGACAATGCTTGATACCATAAAAGAACTCCAGGAACCTGTGGTCTATACATTAGAAAGCATTTGATAGGATGTCTTATTATTAAAAAACAGCAATCATTATTTGTTTTTCTCATtgtaaaagcatataaaaaagcaTATTTCTCATATGCTCAGtgaagaaaatttggaaaataaggAAAAGTAGCAAGGAAAAAACTGAGGGATAGAGGCACAGTTCCATTACCTTGAATAaaaagcatcttcaaacaatttccctctgcatttaaaaaatcaTCCAAGACACACCTCAAGCACCTGCATTGAAGAAAGGGTATGGCTCTGGCCAGTCACATACAGGGATGGAAACAGCCCATTCCCCAGTGAGCCTAGGGTGTAGAGACTGCAGCCCTGGAAATAATGAGAAATAATTGCTGTTCAAGGAGGCAGCTTGTGGTAGAGGCCTGGAGGGATATTGTGGGGCCTGGTGACATGACACCTGCATGTGTTAAAACTGAACGCGGAAGATCTGTCACAGTACACTTAGGCAGCCCCTTTCCTTTGGTTGTCTAGCCCACCCTTGCAAGTGTTCATATGCCCTTTGCTCCACCTGTGATTTGACAGGATGACATCATCGATGATGTCGACAGCTTTCTTGCTGCAGCAGAGACCCTGAAGGAAAGAGGTGCATATAAGATCTTTGTGATGGCGACTCATGGCTTGCTGTCTTCGGACGCCCCCCGGCTGATTGAAGAGTCTGCCATTGATGAGGTAATGGGCCCTGGTTAATGTGGGTGCACTTGCCCGGGCATTGGCATCTCCAaaatctgaggcacagagagttggTACAAGAGGATGCTCATTTGtgctaaaaatgaatttaaacatGGGTTAAAGTTGCATTTCATTGACTATAAGCAGCTTGAAtaccacttttttttaaaaaaatcacagctTTGTGACATAAATTTTGCATATCATAGAATTCATTCACTTAAAGTATACAATCTGATGGTTTTTAGAGAATCCAAAATTGTGTAATGATTACCACAGAAGTGAGATCATACAGTATGTCATCACTTGAGATTAGCttctttacttagcataatatttttaaGGTTCATTCATTTTGTAGCATGGATCAATACTTGGttcctttttatgactgaataatattctgtgGTATGTGCTACATTTTGTTTCTCCATCAATTGCTGGAAACTTGAGATCAGTTTGTACTTTTTTACTATTATGAACAATAGTGCTATGAACCTTGATGtataagtttttgtgtggatGTGTTTTCAGCTCTCCTGGCTACATATTCCTAGGAGAGAGATTGCTAGTTTATATGGTAACTTAATATGTAAACTTTTAAGGTGCTACTAGACAGGTTTCTAAAGCAGCTTAAGCAACTCACAGTCCTAACAGCAGTGAGGGGTctccagtttctccacatcctccccagcacttgttatCATCTGTGTTTTTAGCCATAACTATCCTAGTAGGTGTGAAGTTATCAAATCTTAACCCAAGAGACACGGATAGCTTCACGTTGATTGGAAAGCTTATTGAAAGGAGGGGAGACCACTCTGCCCCCGTCCTGTTAAGTAGGACCtcatatatttgaaaatacatcACGTTTTCAGATCAAGCCATGCTGCTTAGCTTTTAGTTTTCGATTGTTTAGTGTTCTTTTCGTTTTCTGCAGTGCTGGGCACGGAACCCAAGGCTCATACATGTCAAACCCGCTgtcttatcactgagctacacccccagccccagaagCTACTTGACTTTCTGATGCTCTTGGTTTTTCCTCTTGATTCTTAGGTGGTGGTTACCAATACAATTCCACATGAAATTCAGAAGCTTCAGTGTCCCAAGATCAAAACTGTGGATATCAGCATGATACTCTCAGAAGCCATCCGTCGAATTCACAATGGAGAGTCTATGTCCTACCTTTTCAGAAACATAGGCTTAGATGACTAAAAGGCTGTCCTTTTTAAAACTCCCAAGGGCCAAACTGGAAGCACAGGCATGAATGCTGTGAGGACCCTTCTGGCTAGGGCTGGATGTACTTGACAGAACCCTGTGCTGCTGTTCCtcacccctccccccacccctccccatgGATTCCTGGGAAGACAGACAAAACTTTTTATGTCTGGTTGGGTATTTGAGTTTTGGGAGcaatttttataaaagaaaaactatTCTCCTCT
This window encodes:
- the Prpsap2 gene encoding phosphoribosyl pyrophosphate synthase-associated protein 2 isoform X2, producing the protein MELLIMVYACKTSCAKSIIGVIPYFPYSKQCKMRKRGSIVSKLLASMMCKAGLTHLITMDLHQKEIQGFFNIPVDNLRASPFLLQYIQEEIPDYRNAVIVAKSPASAKRAQSFAERLRLGIAVIHGEAQDAESDLVDGRHSPPMVRSVAAIHPSLEIPMLIPKEKPPITVVGDVGGRIAIIVDDIIDDVDSFLAAAETLKERGAYKIFVMATHGLLSSDAPRLIEESAIDEVVVTNTIPHEIQKLQCPKIKTVDISMILSEAIRRIHNGESMSYLFRNIGLDD